TCGGCGGTGGGCTACTACGGCCCCACCGGCGATCGCAAGGTCACCGAGTCCTCTCCCGCCGGCGAGGACTTCCTGGCCCTCGTTTGCCTCGCCTGGGAAGGCGCGACTCAGCCGGTGGCGGACGCCGGCATCCGCCGCGTGCTGTTGCGCACCGGCGTGGTGCTCAGCGCCGAGGGTGGTGCGTTGCCGAAAATGAGCCTCCCCTTCCGCTTCTTCGCCGGTGGTCCGGCGGGCAGTGGGGATCAATACGTGCCGTGGATCCACATCGAGGACGAGATCGAAGCCATCCTCTTCCTGCTCCGGCAAGCGGAGCTCTCCGGCCCCTTCAACCTCACCGCACCGGAGCCCGTGACCAACGCCCGGCTAGGCAAGGAACTCGGCGCCGTACTGCACCGCCCGTCCCTCCTTCCCGCTCCGGCCTTCGCCTTGCGGGCGGTGCTCGGCGAAATGGCCGACGTCCTGCTCACCGGCCAGCGGGCTCTGCCCCAGCGTCTAGAAGAAGCCGGCTTCACCTTCCGCTTCCCGCGTCTGGCGGCGGCGCTGGAAGACCTGCTCGGCTAGCGTCCAGGCTGGTCACCGCGATGAGATTCCACCGCCGCTTCCGCGTCCAGGCACCGTTGGAGGAGGTCGAAGCATTCCACTCCGCTGCCAGCGGCCTGGAAGCTCTGACCCCGAAGCTCGTTCCCATGAAGGTCCTGCAGGCCCCTGAGCGCTTGGTCCCGGGCACCTCCATGACCTTCCGCCTGTGGGTCGGCCCGGTGCCCGTCCGCTGGACCGCCCGCCTCGAAGCCCTCGAAGATCTCCAGCCCGGCGAGGGTGGCTTCGCCGATGTGCAAGAAGAAGGCCCCTTCACCTCCTGGCGCCACGAACATCGCTTTACCGCCGAGGATGCCAGCATCACTCGCGTCGACGACACCATCGAGGCCCGCCTCCGTCTCCATCCGCTGTGGGGACCGGTCGGGCTAGCCATGTGGGCCGGGCTGCCGGTGCTCTTCGCCTACCGGGGCTGGAAGACTCGGCGGATGCTGGAATAGGAAGGCCTGTCGGCGGCAAGCCTAAACCGGTGTGATCGAGGCCTCGCCGGCTCCCGAGAGGCCGCCTTCCGCAGTCAGAGCATTCTCCTGGGCACTCTCCCGGGCTCTGGCCTGGGCCTCGAGCTTGCGAAACGTCCGGCCTTGATATCCGCTCAGCTTGCCGATCAGGGATAGCACCACGAGGATCAGAATGACGTCGAGGCCGTTGGAGACGATCTGGACCCAGTCGGTGTAGATGAGCTCATCGAGGGAGTCCGCTTTCATCGACCAACGAAAGAGAATCTGGCCCACGAGACCGCTCAACAGCCAGAGCGCCCACCAGAAGGGCAGCAAGCTGGGTGGGTCCGCTGCCCTCCAATTGTCGGTGTACTCGGGATCCGAAGCCTGGAACGTCTCCTTCAGGGCGTCATAGGGCTTCCACAGATTGGCGAAGGGGATGAAGAACCAGCCCACGCTCCAGCCCGGCGTGTACTTCAGCTCCCCCGGGTGAAAGGAGCGAGCGTTGCGCTTGGCGATGTAGATCCAGCGCAGGAAGACGACGGCGGTGACCAGGAAGACCACAAAGGCGACGCCCCCCAGCAGGAGCTGCCTCATGTCGTTGACGTCGGCCTCTTCATCGGTGATGCCGCCGCCCGCGGCGACCTTCTCCAGCAGCTGGATCTCCAACAGGTCGGAGCCAGTGTTGACCACCGCGAGAACGATGCCCACCCAGAGCGCAAACCTTAGCAGTCGGGTGATTCCGCTCAGGTTGACATAGGTGTCTTGAGTTTCTGCCATCTCGTGAACCCCTTCCCGGATCAGAAACCATGGACGATCACGGCAATCAGCCCCTGAGATCGCGATAGAGCGTTCCCCACGGGATGGCGCAGAGCCCTCGATTGCAGCGCTTTGTCGTTTTGTTCCAGATTATTCGGGAAGGGTTATTCCGTCAACTTTGGGGGCTTGCGTTGGGCAATGCTTCCTCGAGATTCCCAACGATGAGCTGTGCCATGGTTTCACCTCCTGATACCAGAGACTGGTAACGATGATATCGCCCTTGCCCTCGGCGCCACCCTAGGATGAAATACTCGCTCCACATTCCGAAGGAGGACCCCATGAAGCGTCTCGTCCCGGCCCTGCTGGCCCTCGCTCTCTCCGCCGCCGCCCCCGCCCTGACCGCCGATGAAGCCACCATCGCCGCCATCCAGGAGGCCGTCGACACCGCCTACGTCCAAGGCATCCACATCGACCAGGACCCGGAAAAGATCCGCGCCGGTTTCCACGAGTCCTTCATCATGTTCATCCGCACCGACGACGGCATCCGCCAGGTCACCCGCGACGGCTGGATCGAGCGCATCGAAGCCTCCAAGGCGAAGCAGGCTGAGGAATCCTCCTCGGACGAACCCACCGAAAAGCCCAAAACCACCGCCAAGATCACCGTCCTAGACCACACCCCCACCGCCGCCGTCACCAAAGTCGACCTCTACCGCGACGGCGAACAAATCTTCACCGACTACATCTCGCTCTACCACTTCGAGGATGGCTGGAAGCTGGTGGGGAAGACCTTCTACCGGCACTGATTTTCCGGCATAAGGTGCTCCCCAGCCGGCTCTGGGGTGAGGGGGCTGGTAGTGGAGGTAGGAAGCGATGGTGGTTGAGCCAGCCCCGCCCGGGGATCCAATCCCCGGGCTACTACAATTCCGCCGGCTAAAGCCGGCTCCGGAACCCTCCCCCCGCCACCTGGTTCCTACGCTTTAGCGTGGGAACCTTCTACGTTCGATCTCGCGACCTCGCTGAGGCCCCGCGACCGCGGGGCAGGTAGTTGCCGAAAGCAAGCTCAGGGAGCCGGCGACAGCCGGCGGTGCCTGGGTAGCCCGGGGATTGGATCCCCGGGCGGAGGTGCTGGAACCTCAACGCTCCCTACCCGCCCCACCGCCCCTCCAACCCACCTGTCATGCCCGTGAAGATGGGCATCCACGCGGCACCAACCATTTCTTGCTATCGTGTCTCCGAAACCAATCACAGAGGTTCGAAAACGATGCTCGAATTGCTCCTGAGCGCCGCAGTGGGCGGCACAGTAGAAGCCTTGGCAGGGAAGGGCCTGGAAGGACCGCTGGCGACGCGGACCGAGACCGTGCGGCAGAAGATCGGTGGCCAGCCCGCAGGAGTCGCCGGCGAAGCGGTACGGCGGGCGGTGAATGAGGCTCGGCTGGAAGTGAGGGATGAGTACTTCGCCGGTGAGGACGAGCACAGCCGCGAGGTAGTGGCGCTCCTCGATCACGCACCCTTCGCCCAGGAGGTCACGCGGCGGATTCTGCTGCAGGGGACGCCAGACTTCGGGCGCCTGCGCCAGCACTATTTGGAACGCAATGGCGAAGGTGCCAGTGAGCGCTGGGCCGCCCTGGAGCTGCCCCTCGACGCCTTCTTCGAAGCCATCGAACGCCACCTCGCCGCGGATCCGGAATTCGGTGCCGTCGTTCGCGATACTCAGCAACTGGTTCGCCTCTCCAAGCTCGAGGGTCTGACCCAGATCATCGCCGCGTCGAGCCAGAACATCGAGCAACTGCAACGCCAGGTCGCGGTGTCTGGCGAGCGGACGGCCGAGGCTTCGGAGCAAGGTGTGGATTTGCTCCATGTGTTGGTGGAGCGGGCGGGGGTGCAGGGAGCGAGCCTGGAGCGGATCGGTGCCCTGCTCACCGAAGTGGTGAGGGAGCTGGCAGGTGAGGGAGCGGTCAAAGGCGCAGTAAACCGGCTCACCGCCGAAGAGACCCACATGCTCCGCGAGCTGCGCAAGGAATGTGACCGGCTGCCGTTGGCGGAGGAAGCAGAGAGCCGTGACACGACCCGGCGGCAGTCGGCTTCGCTGGCGAACGTCTACGTGTCTCTGGACACCGAGACCTCGCCGGACCTCGAGCACGTGCTCCGTCGGTTGCAGGTTCCGGAAGAGGAACGTCCGAAGCTCATCGAGGCGTGGGCAGCCCACGGCTCCGAGGACCGTGCTGCGGGCCATCGCTCGGATAGAGAGTCCCTGGTCTGGCCGCAAGAGATCGATGAGGACCACCCGCTGCATGCTTGGGTCGAGTCCGAGCATCAGTGGCGGGCGGCGCGGCGCCCGGTTTCGGCACTGGAAGCTCTGGCCACGGAACCGCAGCTGGTTCTCCTCGGTGATCCTGGCTCGGGAAAGAGCACCTTCGTCAATCACCTGGCGACGCTCTTCTCCCGGGCGTGGCTCGTGCAGGATGAGGTCTGGAAGCAGGTTCTCGGGAGGGATTTTCACGAGCCCCTCTTCCCTCTGCGGGTGGTGCTGCGGCGGTGGAGCGCGAGTCTTGTCGGGGAAGGGGGCGAGGAAGCGTCGCGAGACACTCCTCAGGACCGTCGAGGGGGCGCCGCTCGCAAGAAGCTGAGCGCTGCCGAAGTGAGAGAGCTGGCCTATCGGGCGCTGGAGAGCCAGACGGCGCTCTCCCGGCAACGCCTTCTGGAGCGCCTCGACGAACCGTCAACGCTAGTGCTCTTCGACGGTCTCGATGAGGTGCCGGAGCCGGAAAAAGCTCCCGGCAAGAAGGGCCGAGATGCGGATCGACGGCGCCTGATCATCCAGGCGATCTCGGCTCTCGGCACCGCTCACGATGGGTGCAAGATCCTGGTCACCTGCCGGGTCAAGCCCTATCAAGATCCCGGCTACCAGCTGCCCGATTGTCCCAGCTATGTGCTGGCAGGCCTGGACGACGAGCGCATCCGCACGTTCATCCACCGCTGGTACGAGGAGATCCAGCGCATCGGTCAGCTGGAACCCGCGCGGGCCACGGCAGCTCGCGACCGTCTGCTGCAAGAGTTGTGGCAACCCGGCCGCGAGGTGTTGGTGGAGATGGCGCGGACGCCGCTGCTGCTCACCATGCTGGCCAAGGTCAACGCCGAAGATCAGCTGCCGAAGGGCCGCGAAGCCCTCTACCGCAAATGCGTGAATCAACTGCTGTGGGAATGGGACCGGGTGAAGAGTGAGGACGGCGAGCTGCGCAGCCTGGGGCTGTTGCTCGCGGAGGCTCCGG
This is a stretch of genomic DNA from Acidobacteriota bacterium. It encodes these proteins:
- a CDS encoding TIGR01777 family oxidoreductase, which encodes SAVGYYGPTGDRKVTESSPAGEDFLALVCLAWEGATQPVADAGIRRVLLRTGVVLSAEGGALPKMSLPFRFFAGGPAGSGDQYVPWIHIEDEIEAILFLLRQAELSGPFNLTAPEPVTNARLGKELGAVLHRPSLLPAPAFALRAVLGEMADVLLTGQRALPQRLEEAGFTFRFPRLAAALEDLLG
- a CDS encoding cyclase; this translates as MRFHRRFRVQAPLEEVEAFHSAASGLEALTPKLVPMKVLQAPERLVPGTSMTFRLWVGPVPVRWTARLEALEDLQPGEGGFADVQEEGPFTSWRHEHRFTAEDASITRVDDTIEARLRLHPLWGPVGLAMWAGLPVLFAYRGWKTRRMLE
- a CDS encoding DUF4328 domain-containing protein, with the protein product MAETQDTYVNLSGITRLLRFALWVGIVLAVVNTGSDLLEIQLLEKVAAGGGITDEEADVNDMRQLLLGGVAFVVFLVTAVVFLRWIYIAKRNARSFHPGELKYTPGWSVGWFFIPFANLWKPYDALKETFQASDPEYTDNWRAADPPSLLPFWWALWLLSGLVGQILFRWSMKADSLDELIYTDWVQIVSNGLDVILILVVLSLIGKLSGYQGRTFRKLEAQARARESAQENALTAEGGLSGAGEASITPV
- a CDS encoding nuclear transport factor 2 family protein; this encodes MKRLVPALLALALSAAAPALTADEATIAAIQEAVDTAYVQGIHIDQDPEKIRAGFHESFIMFIRTDDGIRQVTRDGWIERIEASKAKQAEESSSDEPTEKPKTTAKITVLDHTPTAAVTKVDLYRDGEQIFTDYISLYHFEDGWKLVGKTFYRH
- a CDS encoding SUMF1/EgtB/PvdO family nonheme iron enzyme; translation: MLELLLSAAVGGTVEALAGKGLEGPLATRTETVRQKIGGQPAGVAGEAVRRAVNEARLEVRDEYFAGEDEHSREVVALLDHAPFAQEVTRRILLQGTPDFGRLRQHYLERNGEGASERWAALELPLDAFFEAIERHLAADPEFGAVVRDTQQLVRLSKLEGLTQIIAASSQNIEQLQRQVAVSGERTAEASEQGVDLLHVLVERAGVQGASLERIGALLTEVVRELAGEGAVKGAVNRLTAEETHMLRELRKECDRLPLAEEAESRDTTRRQSASLANVYVSLDTETSPDLEHVLRRLQVPEEERPKLIEAWAAHGSEDRAAGHRSDRESLVWPQEIDEDHPLHAWVESEHQWRAARRPVSALEALATEPQLVLLGDPGSGKSTFVNHLATLFSRAWLVQDEVWKQVLGRDFHEPLFPLRVVLRRWSASLVGEGGEEASRDTPQDRRGGAARKKLSAAEVRELAYRALESQTALSRQRLLERLDEPSTLVLFDGLDEVPEPEKAPGKKGRDADRRRLIIQAISALGTAHDGCKILVTCRVKPYQDPGYQLPDCPSYVLAGLDDERIRTFIHRWYEEIQRIGQLEPARATAARDRLLQELWQPGREVLVEMARTPLLLTMLAKVNAEDQLPKGREALYRKCVNQLLWEWDRVKSEDGELRSLGLLLAEAPVLIERDAFERVLRRQTFEVHGESGKQTADLPVAPLREKLAKLADDDWNWAQRVIELMQRRGGLLVEHEPGVFTFPHRSFQEYLAARWLVEQRASLGLRQLVEQQVWREVFLLAASYLGHAVGAPDVESLIHRLVSGKPPKKARHWQRILVAGLAWQELDSQSPGEGTGEELKERIPILLTQLMQHRDLPPAMRLEAGLALSDLGVLPEDLDEWVKIPADTLDYSFKIGKYPVTNAQYRRFVEAGGYDPEKEWWSEEAKSGILDFEERVGNSGWPQHPRFWSNRTYNRASLPVVGVSWYEARAYCAWWTGELRAAGELSEEEDIRLPTLAEWLRAAGGAEGQEYPWGKDFEAWRANTGESALGRPSPVSMSPGGVSAEEVWDLTANVWEWSLEKEEDRWPWLLGGAYYRDSDSSGTSARFRVPPGGGYDYVGFRCVCSPVSRADSES